The Akkermansia sp. N21116 genome includes a region encoding these proteins:
- the rbr gene encoding rubrerythrin has translation MMKELKGTETEKNLLKAFVGESQARMRYTYFASVAKKEGYEQISAIFTETADNEKEHAKVFFKYLKNACADIMTTASSIELKDTVACLLAAAEGEHEEWSDMYPAMADVAEQEGFPAIAESFRRIATVEKHHEDRYLQLAQNIKDGTVFLKDGEVWWKCRNCGYIEKATEAPKLCPACKHPQAFFELLADNF, from the coding sequence ATCATGAAAGAACTCAAAGGAACAGAAACAGAAAAGAACCTCCTGAAGGCATTTGTCGGAGAATCCCAGGCTCGCATGCGCTATACTTACTTTGCCAGCGTAGCCAAGAAGGAAGGTTACGAACAAATCTCGGCAATCTTCACGGAAACAGCCGACAATGAAAAAGAACACGCCAAGGTCTTTTTCAAATACCTTAAAAACGCCTGTGCGGACATCATGACAACCGCCTCTTCCATTGAATTGAAAGATACCGTCGCCTGCCTGCTCGCCGCCGCTGAAGGAGAACACGAAGAATGGTCGGACATGTATCCTGCCATGGCCGACGTAGCCGAACAAGAAGGCTTCCCCGCCATAGCAGAATCCTTCCGCCGCATCGCTACCGTGGAAAAACATCACGAAGACCGCTACCTCCAGCTCGCCCAAAACATCAAAGACGGTACTGTCTTCCTCAAAGACGGTGAAGTTTGGTGGAAATGCCGCAATTGCGGTTACATCGAAAAAGCAACCGAAGCCCCCAAGCTTTGCCCGGCATGTAAACATCCCCAGGCATTCTTTGAACTTCTGGCTGATAATTTCTAA